The genome window CATTGTATCATATTCTTCTTCAACAATTTTCAAAAGACTCATAACAGTGGCAGTTGGAGCACGCAAATCATGCGAAACAAGAGCGATGAATTTGTCCTTCAAATCATTCGCTTCTTCTGCAATCCTTTTTGCATTATTGAGTTCCGCAGTTCGTTCCAGTACTTTTTTCTCAAGAGAGACTTGCAATTCCTCTAATCGATAAAATGCTCTTGAGAACCGGATTGATAATAATGTAGCCTGTGAGAATAAGAAGAAAAGGAGTCCCCAAGTTGCAATAAATTCCGTATAAATAATTTGATTCTGATGCAAGAGATCATTGATAATTGTTGCAAACCAGACTACACCACCTAGTAAAAATACTATTGAACCTAATGTATTCTTTTTGAGTGATAAAAAGACTGAATACAAACAAAGAATCACACATCCAACAATCGTAAATTGAAAATAGGGAAGTATCATCATATACTGATATGAATTCATAAATATTGTAACAATTGCATATACTAAACCTGAGCTCACGAAAGTCCAGTTCATCCAGGATTTGTATTCATCAAAAATTGATCTTACATACATTGAGAAAAATGGTAAAGCGAATGCTGAAGACAGCAGATCCAATTTATGAACAAAAAACCAATTGCGGTCATCGCTGTACTCGTATGCAAAGACGGAACCAACAAACAACGACCGGGAACTAATCGCAATACAAACCATTCCAAACCAGAGAGCGGAAGGATCACTACGCCTCATTAAAAATAAAGCTAAATGATAGAATCCGATAAAGAGAGTTCCACCTAACACCATCCAATCCATCGCAACTTGCCTTTCATCTTTGTCTTGAATGGAAATCGCATTTCCTAATTGGATATTTCCTCTGATTCCACCGCGAGGATGATGGAAGTTCGCCACTTGGATGGTCAGTAAAATTTCCTTAAGCCCATTGTCTAAAAAGATTATGGGATGTTTGTATGAGGGGATGGACTCTGTTTTGGATGATGCTACTCTACCATTCTCATAAATCAATCGATCATATAGATAGATCCGGCTAGATGATCCAATATCATTTATTTTTAGAACAAGATTCTGACTAGGTTTGGTCAATAAGACTTTGAGAAAATAAGTTCCCGTACCTATTCCAGGTTCATTATCGTTGATTGTCAGTCTATCATTCCATGGATGCGGAACAATTATGGATTTAAAATTTTGAGTAAAAACTTCTTTTTGATTGATGATTGATATGAATTCGTTTGGATTCAAAAGACCTTCTGAAAAAATCCATTCACCAGTTAATTTAATGATCGGTTTCTTATCAAAATCCCAATTGCTCAGATCCAATATTCCAGCATGAACTTGAGGATCTTCCTTGTGCTTTGACGGAGGTTGACAAAGAAGAATTGAACTCACTCCAATGAGAATCAAAAAAATGATTAATGAAAATCTTTTCATCGGATGGCTTATAGTAGTATTTTGAATTTATATCGTCAAGAAAACTTTTTTGGAAAGAAATTGCACTGTAGACTATCCTATTATTTGTTCCAGAGCTGAAGAAAGGGATTAACCAAGTATTTCTAAACTCAATAGAGTCATATCATCACTGACTTTGCCATTTGAGAACATCAATGACTCCATGACGAGAAACTCCAAGAATTCGCGACCGTATCTATTCCTATTGTTCTTTACCGATTGGAAGAAACTCTCATCGCCATAAATGTCATCTGATAGATTAAAGAGTTCAACCAATCCATCAGAATAAAAAATGAGTCGATCGCCTTGTTGCAAATTTTTCTGATAGTCCCGAAGTGTCGGTTCCATAAAAGTAAGTATTAGATTACCACGTCCTTCCAGTTCAGAAACTTCTCCGTCACGCAGCAAAAGTATGCAAGGATGACCTGCGTAAGAATACTCAACTACTAAATTATCAGGGTCGAATACCAATAAACTCGCACTTATATGTAAATTAGCAACAAGTGGCTTCATTAACTCATGCATTGTTCTAAGAGATTCTGCAGGCTTTAGATTGGATTTCGATACAATTTTAAAAGCGAGTATTGCCATTGCAGAAACCATAGCAGAAGCTATTCCGTGTCCAGACACATCCGCAAATAAAATATTCAATTTTCCATCCGATCGTTCTTCAACACTTAGAACATCACCACCAACACCTTCGTAAGCGCGATAGTAACTGTACATTTTGTATTGCTTGCCTTCGGGGAATTCTAAAGCAACCAATGCTTTCTGAGTTTCCTGCGCCATAGCCAGTTCTTCTGACATTCGAGAATAATAATTCTGTAATTTTAATTCTGATTCACTGAGTTTCTGAATAGCATTTAACCTAACATTTAATGTGAGATACGATACTAAGGCTGGAGTTATTATTGTAGGATAATACAAATACAAATCTACTTGTGGATTCGTTGTAAAAATTCCTACAAGTATTGATGCAAGAATCGTAAAGAATAAATAGTAGATCAACCATCTCTTCTGAACAAAGCTTACGCCAATACAAGTGATAACAAGTACCATTCCAATTAAGTAACCAATGTACAGACCGTTCCAATAGAGTAATAAGAAGGAGTGTATACTCATTGTATAGAATAGAAAATTCATAATTGTCTGAATTTTTAATCTAACCCAATTGGATAGATATGTTGCGGCGAGTACAGAGAACATAAACACAGAATGGAGTTGCCTAATCCAATCAGGATCGTATAAACCTAGATCATTTTTCGTTGCAAGTAGACCAAATCCAATAAATACAAAAAAAACTGATAAACAAATTCTTGCTATCTTCAATAAATCTTCATCGATAGTGAAGTTGTCAGTTCTTCTTCGATTATTATTTTGTCTCTCTCGCAAGATTTAACCTCATAAATTTGGAAAATTTTCGCGGAATATTTTTGGAAGGGTTGCCGGTCTTCCTGTTTGAAAGTCATACCATATTAGGCCTGCTTCACCTGTCACAACGCATTCATTATCTTTATTCCACATTGATGTGTGTATCTGGAAGCCGCGGCTCGTCAATGCTGTAACTTCCATGGTTACATCAAGATCCGCTGGGAAAACAACTTGCTTACGGTAATCTAAATTCAGATGCGTTAACAATGGACCACCTGATGAAGGTTGAAGTGGAGAATTCCAAATCGCTAAGGCAGTGAAATACTCCGCCCTTGCAGATTCAAAATACCTTGCATAAGTAACATTATTCACATGCCCAAAAGCATCCATCTCACCCCATGCTACTTTGATAATATACGAAAAGGAATATTTTACAGGTTTGGCCATTTAAATCCATTTTATAGAGAGTTAAAATGATTATCTCAGGAAGAAATAAAATAAGGCAAGCTCTAAACAATCGAAAATCAAGAACGAGTTCATTGACAGGTTTTCGAAATTTTTATCTTAAGATGGATTTATAAGCCTTTGATAGAATAATTTGATACACAAGATAATAATTTTTCAGAAGCTCCGATTAATTCAGTTGATTTATATTTTTTGAAATTGGCAATCTTTACATATTGAAAATTTCTTTAGTCATTTTTAATATTCGGCATTATAAACTTAAAGAACGTTCCACATTTCATTTTTTAAAATGTACAATTTGGAACTTCCAAATTCACGTGATTCCCAATCTTCAACAATTGGTTTATCCGGTCCTTGAACAA of Leptospira sp. GIMC2001 contains these proteins:
- a CDS encoding acyl-CoA thioesterase; translated protein: MAKPVKYSFSYIIKVAWGEMDAFGHVNNVTYARYFESARAEYFTALAIWNSPLQPSSGGPLLTHLNLDYRKQVVFPADLDVTMEVTALTSRGFQIHTSMWNKDNECVVTGEAGLIWYDFQTGRPATLPKIFRENFPNL
- a CDS encoding PP2C family protein-serine/threonine phosphatase: MRERQNNNRRRTDNFTIDEDLLKIARICLSVFFVFIGFGLLATKNDLGLYDPDWIRQLHSVFMFSVLAATYLSNWVRLKIQTIMNFLFYTMSIHSFLLLYWNGLYIGYLIGMVLVITCIGVSFVQKRWLIYYLFFTILASILVGIFTTNPQVDLYLYYPTIITPALVSYLTLNVRLNAIQKLSESELKLQNYYSRMSEELAMAQETQKALVALEFPEGKQYKMYSYYRAYEGVGGDVLSVEERSDGKLNILFADVSGHGIASAMVSAMAILAFKIVSKSNLKPAESLRTMHELMKPLVANLHISASLLVFDPDNLVVEYSYAGHPCILLLRDGEVSELEGRGNLILTFMEPTLRDYQKNLQQGDRLIFYSDGLVELFNLSDDIYGDESFFQSVKNNRNRYGREFLEFLVMESLMFSNGKVSDDMTLLSLEILG
- a CDS encoding sensor histidine kinase; the protein is MKRFSLIIFLILIGVSSILLCQPPSKHKEDPQVHAGILDLSNWDFDKKPIIKLTGEWIFSEGLLNPNEFISIINQKEVFTQNFKSIIVPHPWNDRLTINDNEPGIGTGTYFLKVLLTKPSQNLVLKINDIGSSSRIYLYDRLIYENGRVASSKTESIPSYKHPIIFLDNGLKEILLTIQVANFHHPRGGIRGNIQLGNAISIQDKDERQVAMDWMVLGGTLFIGFYHLALFLMRRSDPSALWFGMVCIAISSRSLFVGSVFAYEYSDDRNWFFVHKLDLLSSAFALPFFSMYVRSIFDEYKSWMNWTFVSSGLVYAIVTIFMNSYQYMMILPYFQFTIVGCVILCLYSVFLSLKKNTLGSIVFLLGGVVWFATIINDLLHQNQIIYTEFIATWGLLFFLFSQATLLSIRFSRAFYRLEELQVSLEKKVLERTAELNNAKRIAEEANDLKDKFIALVSHDLRAPTATVMSLLKIVEEEYDTMEDSEKLEFIKSAYNTSSHSLEMISLLLDLNRLRSGSITLSYSRIDVHKEVDTVIQKLWGIAHDKKISMINHIQEGSLINSDKILLGEVFFNLISNSVKFCREGDKVEVFMTEEKDRIQFRVSDTGIGIPQVFINRIFNAEDKTTSYGTKGEKGTGLGLPFVNDIIQAYKGGISVESAEGIGTTFIFWIPKSD